One part of the Ornithodoros turicata isolate Travis chromosome 2, ASM3712646v1, whole genome shotgun sequence genome encodes these proteins:
- the LOC135385131 gene encoding uncharacterized protein LOC135385131: protein MEPCLDAPFSLFELESAIAHSPMHTSPGADQVTYKALRNLPRSGREALLKLFNESWRSGCVPQQWKTAMVVPILKPGKSPHNIDSFRPIALTSCVGKVMERMVSSRLNWYLESTMFFPEAMAGFRQGRSSIDNVIDIVSSTQQARSEGKLTVAVFLDVMKAYGSVLHSTIVATLQEAGVGNRPLSWIQDFLCNRSLFIRTADGDTATFAVQRGVPQGCVLSPLFFNVIMASLPSQISTGVNVTIYADDICIWTSSTRRDAIQRRLQGALNTVESYLSDRGLSVSPCKTSAMAFSRRSFQNYPLRVAGAQLSFVRQCTYLGITIDAGLSWSQHVRALSSKANILANVLRRISGASWGPSYADLRHVHNSLTLGALRYSLPALHGVGRTGERELLNIQARSLRICLGVPRTSETFSVLAEAGEPPAPILRDKETLRTYARFITRHPVHHLRTIPQKYPDSAFGDAIRRLNGRLPPAPAGSFAPPMWTFDRPTTITRIPGLPRKHDTPTGVARQLALEHIYSLHDQRVPIYTDGSVIPGGSAAAFYVPHAHCSRGSKLPYETSSTETEMIAIYEALKFISGSVPAPWTIFTDSKAALEVLSSFSIPLVQDIGALIVQCLSRLARAGHSVRLQWVPGHTGLPGNTSADAAAKQAHTSAPLLSVPLSPSSCRLHIRRMCAQHTRLFTESAVPARTFLHSIDPKMELTIPLSLSRRESSLLHRLRLNVAKTPSRQFLMGNIGSPLCTKCSVVADTTHLLLHCLLYSSARAALEQQLTHLGLHLTLRTLLGPVQRARQCVVTRLLLRYLAATDLLVAL from the coding sequence ATGGAGCCATGCTTAGACGCTCCCTTCTCCCTCTTTGAGCTCGAGTCGGCCATAGCACACTCACCCATGCACACCTCTCCAGGGGCAGACCAGGTCACGTACAAGGCACTCCGCAATCTCCCTCGCAGCGGGCGCGAAGCCCTCCTCAAACTCTTTAACGAATCATGGCGTTCAGGATGCGTCCCGCAGCAGTGGAAAACGGCGATGGTGGTTCCCATCCTCAAACCAGGGAAATCCCCTCATAACATCGACTCCTTCAGGCCAATAGCCCTGACAAGCTGCGTCGGAAAGGTTATGGAGCGCATGGTGTCCTCCCGCCTCAACTGGTACCTCGAGTCCACGATGTTCTTCCCTGAAGCCATGGCAGGTTTTCGGCAAGGCAGGTCGTCAATTGACAATGTCATCGACATTGTCTCCAGCACACAGCAAGCACGCTCTGAAGGGAAGCTCACTGTGGCGGTCTTCCTGGACGTGATGAAGGCCTACGGCAGCGTCCTCCACAGCACCATCGTCGCGACGCTTCAAGAAGCGGGAGTGGGCAACCGCCCGCTCTCGTGGATACAAGATTTCCTCTGCAACCGGTCCCTGTTTATTCGTACTGCCGACGGCGACACCGCTACCTTTGCTGTGCAGCGCGGCGTTCCGCAGGGCTGTGTACTCAGTCCCCTCTTCTTTAATGTCATCATGGCCTCCCTCCCTTCGCAAATAAGTACTGGTGTCAACGTTAcgatctacgcggacgacatttGCATTTGGACGTCATCCACCCGCCGGGACGCTATCCAACGCCGCCTACAAGGTGCTCTCAACACCGTCGAGTCCTACCTCTCCGACCGTGGTCTCTCGGTGTCCCCATGCAAAACGTCGGCCATGGCCTTCTCTCGCCGTTCCTTCCAGAATTACCCCCTTCGAGTTGCGGGAGCGCAGCTCAGCTTTGTCCGACAGTGCACATACCTAGGCATAACCATTGACGCAGGGCTATCGTGGTCGCAACATGTCAGGGCCCTGTCTTCCAAAGCCAACATCCTCGCAAATGTGCTGCGCCGCATCTCCGGCGCCTCCTGGGGCCCGTCGTACGCTGACCTCCGCCATGTGCACAACTCGCTCACGCTGGGCGCTCTCCGCTACAGCCTCCCGGCCCTGCACGGTGTTGGCCGTACAGGAGAGCGGGAACTCTTAAACATCCAGGCCCGTAGCCTCCGTATCTGTCTCGGCGTCCCAAGGACGTCCGAAACCTTCTCGGTCCTTGCAGAGGCGGGAGAACCCCCGGCCCCCATCCTCCGCGACAAGGAGACCCTCCGAACCTACGCGCGcttcatcacacggcaccccgtgcATCATCTGCGAACGATACCGCAGAAGTACCCGGACTCTGCCTTCGGCGACGCCATTCGCAGACTCAACGGGCGCCTTCCGCCTGCACCGGCGGGGTCGTTCGCACCCCCTATGTGGACCTTCGACCGGCCCACAACGATAACACGCATCCCCGGCCTCCCTCGCAAGCATGACACACCCACGGGGGTCGCGCGGCAGCTCGCGTTGGAGCACATTTACTCGCTTCATGACCAGCGAGTACCCATATACACCGATGGCTCGGTGATACCAGGCGGGTCGGCAGCAGCCTTCTACGTGCCTCACGCCCACTGCAGCCGTGGGTCTAAACTCCCGTACGAGACTTCAtccaccgaaaccgaaatgatcGCCATTTATGAAGCCCTGAAGTTCATCTCGGGATCCGTTCCCGCACCATGGACCATCtttacagacagcaaggcggcgCTAGAAGTGCTGTCATCATTCTCGATCCCCCTTGTTCAGGACATTGGCGCGCTCATCGTTCAGTGCCTCAGCCGTCTCGCCCGCGCGGGCCACAGCGTTCGGCTTCAGTGGGTTCCCGGTCACACAGGCCTCCCCGGCAACACGTCCGCCGACGCCGCTGCGAAGCAGGCCCACACCTCTGCACCATTGTTATCGGTCCCGCTATCACCCTCGTCATGCCGACTCCACATACGCCGCATGTGCGCCCAGCACACTCGCCTCTTCACGGAGAGCGCCGTCCCAGCCCGCACTTTCCTTCATTCCATCGATCCCAAGATGGAGCTCACCATCCCACTGAGCCTCTCTCGAAGGGAGAGCTCACTCCTtcaccgcctacgactcaacgtcgctaaGACCCCATCGCGCCAGTTCCTCATGGGCAACATAGGTTCCCCACTATGCACGAAATGTAGTGTGGTGGCGGACACTACCCACCTCCTCCTGCACTGCCTCCTTTACTCCTCAGCCAGAGCCGCACTCGAGCAACAGCTCACACACCTCGGCCTGCACCTCACGCTGCGGACCTTACTCGGCCCCGTGCAGCGCGCCCGACAGTGCGTAGTCACCAGACTGCTCCTCCGTTACCTCGCTGCAACCGACCTACTGGTCGCCCTGTGA